A stretch of the Balearica regulorum gibbericeps isolate bBalReg1 chromosome 25, bBalReg1.pri, whole genome shotgun sequence genome encodes the following:
- the LOC142605175 gene encoding complement decay-accelerating factor-like isoform X1 — translation MKSGEPAWGKHPGTLSCRAPTLLLALLGLLGMPVARSEYGARGVWGGPARPAWIPPCCSGAGVGDATTRKPGWEPRCSHGCRTAPCLCPEGSQHQPSRPAGMLARAGEGAREQGPHLRRSSPAAGDCGPPPRMTHSRPSSDEHASSFPVGSRVTYTCIEGAIKIPERSDTVECLPGARWSKLPEPCGRSCAAPTRLRFAALSEADERINFFPVGTNVSYVCRPGYENTSESSPTSTCLENLAWSEAAELCRRRSCGDPGPLPGGRMVTLTDLQFGAMVKVFCEDGYKLDGSDFIQCLLKGNDVAWSKLPTCELITCSSPPQISNGKHDGEGVEKFAYNSTVTYSCHSGFQLVGNVSIHCTSTDKTSGVWSGAAPECKEKSTSVKAGAKGMERSPPSQSSRGNAIQLSKKALTWEMKLSLYKKSLQSSNSFSPSSSFSRTPASRGCATSAFRFVVPLYKTQSSYSGSMCPPKYMGISGILPQAGCFENLKWSKVASFCGTRSWAARRSWTWQKCCYNRFPIRCKGSFYL, via the exons ATGAAGTCTGGAGAACCAGCATGGGGAAAGCACCCAGGCACCCTGAGCTGCAGGGCACCCACGTTGCTCCTGGCCTTGCTGGGGCTCCTAGGCATGCCTGTGGCTCGCAGTGAGTATGGGGCACGGGGTGTGTGGGGAGGACCAGCGAGACCTGCTTGGATCCCACCTTGCTGCTCGGGGGCTGGAGTGGGTGATGCCACCACCCGTAAGCCTGGGTGGGAGCCTCGATGCTCTCACGGATGCCGCACTGCCCCGTGCCTTTGCCCAGAGGGAAGCCAGCACCAGCCCAGCCGCCCTGCTGGGATGCTCGCtagggctggggaaggggccaGGGAACAGGGTCCTCACCTGAGGAGGTCTTCTCCTGCCGCAGGTGACTGTGGGCCCCCACCTCGCATGACCCACTCCAGACCATCCAGCGATGAGCATGCCAGCAGCTTCCCTGTTGGATCCAGGGTGACGTACACGTGCATCGAAGGTGCCATCAAAATCCCCGAGAGGTCGGACACGGTGGAGTGCCTGCCCGGCGCACGCTGGTCAAAACTGCCCGAGCCCTGCGGCC GGAGCTGTGCTGCCCCGACAAGGTTGCGGTTTGCTGCCCTGTCTGAGGCGGACGAGAggattaatttctttcctgttggGACCAACGTGAGCTACGTCTGCCGCCCCGGCTACGAGAACACCTCGGAAAGTTCCCCCACCAGCACTTGCCTTGAAAACCTTGCGTGGTCGGAAGCTGCGGAGCTGTGCAGGA GGAGATCCTGCGGTGACCCAGGACCGCTGCCCGGAGGCAGGATGGTCACTCTCACAGACCTGCAGTTCGGTGCAATGGTGAAAGTGTTCTGCGAGGACGG GTACAAATTAGATGGGAGCGATTTCATCCAGTGTCTGCTTAAAGGAAATGATGTTGCGTGGAGTAAACTTCCAACCTGCGAAT TGATTACCTGCTCTTCACCGCCTCAGATTAGCAATGGAAAGCACGATGGCGAAGGTGTAGAAAAATTTGCTTATAACTCAACAGTGACTTACAGCTGTCACTCTGGCTTCCAACTTGTTGGAAATGTGAGCATCCATTGTACGAGTACGGACAAAACAAGTGGAGTCTGGAGCGGAGCTGCACCTGAATGTAAAG AGAAAAGCACATCTGTCAAAGCTGGAGcaaaaggaatggaaaggaGTCCTCCTTCCCAAA GTTCCCGTGGAAATGCCATCCAACTCTCTAAGAAGGCTCTCACATGGGAAATGAAGCTCAGCCTTTACAAAAAGTCACTCCAAAGTTCCAACTCcttctccccttcttcctctttctccaggACACCGG CGTCAAGGGGCTGCGCTACCTCAGCATTCAGATTTGTTGTACCTCTGTACAAAACCCAAAGCTCCTATTCTGGATCCATGTGTCCTCCAAAGTACATGGGGATCTCTGGCATCCTTCCCCAAGCTGGCTGctttgaaaacttaaaatgGTCTAAAGTTGCATCATTTTGTGGAA CGAGGTCGTGGGCAGCCAGGAGAAGCTGGACATGGCAGAAGTGCTGCTACAACAGATTTCCCATCCGTTGCAAAGGATCATTTTATCTATAA
- the LOC142605175 gene encoding complement decay-accelerating factor-like isoform X2, which yields MKSGEPAWGKHPGTLSCRAPTLLLALLGLLGMPVARSDCGPPPRMTHSRPSSDEHASSFPVGSRVTYTCIEGAIKIPERSDTVECLPGARWSKLPEPCGRSCAAPTRLRFAALSEADERINFFPVGTNVSYVCRPGYENTSESSPTSTCLENLAWSEAAELCRRRSCGDPGPLPGGRMVTLTDLQFGAMVKVFCEDGYKLDGSDFIQCLLKGNDVAWSKLPTCELITCSSPPQISNGKHDGEGVEKFAYNSTVTYSCHSGFQLVGNVSIHCTSTDKTSGVWSGAAPECKEKSTSVKAGAKGMERSPPSQSSRGNAIQLSKKALTWEMKLSLYKKSLQSSNSFSPSSSFSRTPASRGCATSAFRFVVPLYKTQSSYSGSMCPPKYMGISGILPQAGCFENLKWSKVASFCGTRSWAARRSWTWQKCCYNRFPIRCKGSFYL from the exons ATGAAGTCTGGAGAACCAGCATGGGGAAAGCACCCAGGCACCCTGAGCTGCAGGGCACCCACGTTGCTCCTGGCCTTGCTGGGGCTCCTAGGCATGCCTGTGGCTCGCA GTGACTGTGGGCCCCCACCTCGCATGACCCACTCCAGACCATCCAGCGATGAGCATGCCAGCAGCTTCCCTGTTGGATCCAGGGTGACGTACACGTGCATCGAAGGTGCCATCAAAATCCCCGAGAGGTCGGACACGGTGGAGTGCCTGCCCGGCGCACGCTGGTCAAAACTGCCCGAGCCCTGCGGCC GGAGCTGTGCTGCCCCGACAAGGTTGCGGTTTGCTGCCCTGTCTGAGGCGGACGAGAggattaatttctttcctgttggGACCAACGTGAGCTACGTCTGCCGCCCCGGCTACGAGAACACCTCGGAAAGTTCCCCCACCAGCACTTGCCTTGAAAACCTTGCGTGGTCGGAAGCTGCGGAGCTGTGCAGGA GGAGATCCTGCGGTGACCCAGGACCGCTGCCCGGAGGCAGGATGGTCACTCTCACAGACCTGCAGTTCGGTGCAATGGTGAAAGTGTTCTGCGAGGACGG GTACAAATTAGATGGGAGCGATTTCATCCAGTGTCTGCTTAAAGGAAATGATGTTGCGTGGAGTAAACTTCCAACCTGCGAAT TGATTACCTGCTCTTCACCGCCTCAGATTAGCAATGGAAAGCACGATGGCGAAGGTGTAGAAAAATTTGCTTATAACTCAACAGTGACTTACAGCTGTCACTCTGGCTTCCAACTTGTTGGAAATGTGAGCATCCATTGTACGAGTACGGACAAAACAAGTGGAGTCTGGAGCGGAGCTGCACCTGAATGTAAAG AGAAAAGCACATCTGTCAAAGCTGGAGcaaaaggaatggaaaggaGTCCTCCTTCCCAAA GTTCCCGTGGAAATGCCATCCAACTCTCTAAGAAGGCTCTCACATGGGAAATGAAGCTCAGCCTTTACAAAAAGTCACTCCAAAGTTCCAACTCcttctccccttcttcctctttctccaggACACCGG CGTCAAGGGGCTGCGCTACCTCAGCATTCAGATTTGTTGTACCTCTGTACAAAACCCAAAGCTCCTATTCTGGATCCATGTGTCCTCCAAAGTACATGGGGATCTCTGGCATCCTTCCCCAAGCTGGCTGctttgaaaacttaaaatgGTCTAAAGTTGCATCATTTTGTGGAA CGAGGTCGTGGGCAGCCAGGAGAAGCTGGACATGGCAGAAGTGCTGCTACAACAGATTTCCCATCCGTTGCAAAGGATCATTTTATCTATAA
- the LOC142605176 gene encoding membrane cofactor protein-like isoform X1, with the protein MPGFLPWPGQLLAVAVLVLQPAGSLGVQCPVPSITHGQLKSAQNFTYGSTATLECDAGYVPVGAATTVRCLGSGRWHPRVPACTLGRCPYPPAIDHTDRSPQHEFPVGTTVTYVCRSGYALLPDVSPITTCLKNFTWSSVPKLCQKMQCPSPTIPHGRETSPRKAEYSFGHQVEFQCDPGYVLRGSQRIQCWSDGTWRPPVPYCDKVCAPPPKITNGQHSGLRTEQFSYGLEIKYSCAEGLSLIGDESIYCTSDDGVNLAWSGPAPQCKVVRCPKPTVERGRMTPQRFTFPYGAAVRFSCDEGFVLHGDAESRCLADGAWHPALPTCQPVLCPQPQVANGRLKSTLDGKVWYQTNATVTFECLDGYHFLDDGSMSPEDSRTATCLPDGKWTPLPECKEDAANVCEEVHYIQAAFECDVPMAEVKTLLEIQKLFLEIKKLKVELENLNVQVL; encoded by the exons ATGCCGGGGTTTCTGCCCTGGCCGGGGCAGCTGCTGGCGGTGGCCGTGCTTGTGCTGCAGCCGGCCGGGAGTCTCG GGGTTCAGTGTCCCGTCCCAAGTATCACACACGGCCAGCTGAAATCCGCACAGAACTTCACCTACGGCAGCACAGCCACCCTCGAGTGCGATGCTGGCTACGTCCCCGTGGGTGCCGCCACCACCGTGCGGTGCCTGGGCAGCGGCAGATGGCACCCACGGGTGCCCGCCTGCACCCTAG GTCGCTGTCCCTATCCTCCTGCCATCGACCACACAGACCGAAGCCCTCAGCACGAGTTCCCAGTTGGGACGACCGTGACCTATGTCTGCAGATCCGGATACGCTTTGCTCCCCGACGTCTCTCCAATAACTACATGCCTTAAAAATTTCACATGGTCCTCAGTCCCAAAGCTTTGTCAGA AGATGCAGTGTCCCAGCCCGACTATCCCCCACGGGAGAGAGACCAGCCCCAGGAAAGCCGAATACAGCTTTGGGCACCAGGTGGAATTTCAGTGCGACCCCGGCTATGTGCTGAGGGGCAGCCAGAGGATCCAGTGCTGGTCTGACGGGACCTGGAGACCCCCCGTGCCGTACTGCGACAAGG TCTGTGCCCCCCCTCCAAAAATCACCAACGGGCAGCACTCTGGCTTGAGAACGGAGCAGTTCTCCTATGGCTTAGAAATCAAGTACAGCTGTGCGGAGGGTCTGTCCCTCATTGGGGACGAGTCCATCTACTGCACCTCCGACGATGGGGTGAACCTGGCGTGGAGCGGCCCTGCCCCGCAGTGCAAGG TGGTTCGGTGCCCCAAGCCCACGGTCGAGAGAGGAAGGATGACTCCGCAGAGGTTCACCTTTCCCTACGGGGCGGCCGTGCGGTTCTCCTGTGACGAAGGCTTCGTGCTGCACGGCGATGCCGAGAGCCGGTGCCTGGCCGACGGCGCCtggcaccctgccctgcccacctGCCAGCCAG ttctcTGTCCACAGCCACAAGTGGCTAACGGAAGGCTGAAAAGCACTTTGGATGGCAAAGTGTGGTACCAAACAAATGCGACTGTTACTTTTGAATGCCTTGATGGATACCACTTTTTAGATGATGGAAGCATGTCTCCAGAAGACTCTCGGACAGCCACATGCTTGCCTGATGGCAAGTGGACACCGTTGCCGGAGTGT aaagaagatgctGCTAATGTATGCGAAGAGGTTCATTATATTCAAGCGGCCTTTGAATGCGATGTGCCTATGGCAGAAGTGAAAactctgctggaaatacagaaactgTTTCTGGAGATCAAAAAACTAAAGGTGGAACTGGAAAACTTGAACGTGCAAGTCCTGTAA
- the LOC142605176 gene encoding membrane cofactor protein-like isoform X4 has translation MPGFLPWPGQLLAVAVLVLQPAGSLGVQCPVPSITHGQLKSAQNFTYGSTATLECDAGYVPVGAATTVRCLGSGRWHPRVPACTLGRCPYPPAIDHTDRSPQHEFPVGTTVTYVCRSGYALLPDVSPITTCLKNFTWSSVPKLCQKMQCPSPTIPHGRETSPRKAEYSFGHQVEFQCDPGYVLRGSQRIQCWSDGTWRPPVPYCDKVCAPPPKITNGQHSGLRTEQFSYGLEIKYSCAEGLSLIGDESIYCTSDDGVNLAWSGPAPQCKVVRCPKPTVERGRMTPQRFTFPYGAAVRFSCDEGFVLHGDAESRCLADGAWHPALPTCQPVLCPQPQVANGRLKSTLDGKVWYQTNATVTFECLDGYHFLDDGSMSPEDSRTATCLPDGKWTPLPECKKEDAANVCEEVHYIQAAFECDVPMAEVKTLLEIQKLFLEIKKLKVELENLNVQVL, from the exons ATGCCGGGGTTTCTGCCCTGGCCGGGGCAGCTGCTGGCGGTGGCCGTGCTTGTGCTGCAGCCGGCCGGGAGTCTCG GGGTTCAGTGTCCCGTCCCAAGTATCACACACGGCCAGCTGAAATCCGCACAGAACTTCACCTACGGCAGCACAGCCACCCTCGAGTGCGATGCTGGCTACGTCCCCGTGGGTGCCGCCACCACCGTGCGGTGCCTGGGCAGCGGCAGATGGCACCCACGGGTGCCCGCCTGCACCCTAG GTCGCTGTCCCTATCCTCCTGCCATCGACCACACAGACCGAAGCCCTCAGCACGAGTTCCCAGTTGGGACGACCGTGACCTATGTCTGCAGATCCGGATACGCTTTGCTCCCCGACGTCTCTCCAATAACTACATGCCTTAAAAATTTCACATGGTCCTCAGTCCCAAAGCTTTGTCAGA AGATGCAGTGTCCCAGCCCGACTATCCCCCACGGGAGAGAGACCAGCCCCAGGAAAGCCGAATACAGCTTTGGGCACCAGGTGGAATTTCAGTGCGACCCCGGCTATGTGCTGAGGGGCAGCCAGAGGATCCAGTGCTGGTCTGACGGGACCTGGAGACCCCCCGTGCCGTACTGCGACAAGG TCTGTGCCCCCCCTCCAAAAATCACCAACGGGCAGCACTCTGGCTTGAGAACGGAGCAGTTCTCCTATGGCTTAGAAATCAAGTACAGCTGTGCGGAGGGTCTGTCCCTCATTGGGGACGAGTCCATCTACTGCACCTCCGACGATGGGGTGAACCTGGCGTGGAGCGGCCCTGCCCCGCAGTGCAAGG TGGTTCGGTGCCCCAAGCCCACGGTCGAGAGAGGAAGGATGACTCCGCAGAGGTTCACCTTTCCCTACGGGGCGGCCGTGCGGTTCTCCTGTGACGAAGGCTTCGTGCTGCACGGCGATGCCGAGAGCCGGTGCCTGGCCGACGGCGCCtggcaccctgccctgcccacctGCCAGCCAG ttctcTGTCCACAGCCACAAGTGGCTAACGGAAGGCTGAAAAGCACTTTGGATGGCAAAGTGTGGTACCAAACAAATGCGACTGTTACTTTTGAATGCCTTGATGGATACCACTTTTTAGATGATGGAAGCATGTCTCCAGAAGACTCTCGGACAGCCACATGCTTGCCTGATGGCAAGTGGACACCGTTGCCGGAGTGT aagaaagaagatgctGCTAATGTATGCGAAGAGGTTCATTATATTCAAGCGGCCTTTGAATGCGATGTGCCTATGGCAGAAGTGAAAactctgctggaaatacagaaactgTTTCTGGAGATCAAAAAACTAAAGGTGGAACTGGAAAACTTGAACGTGCAAGTCCTGTAA
- the LOC142605176 gene encoding membrane cofactor protein-like isoform X3 produces MPGFLPWPGQLLAVAVLVLQPAGSLGVQCPVPSITHGQLKSAQNFTYGSTATLECDAGYVPVGAATTVRCLGSGRWHPRVPACTLGRCPYPPAIDHTDRSPQHEFPVGTTVTYVCRSGYALLPDVSPITTCLKNFTWSSVPKLCQKMQCPSPTIPHGRETSPRKAEYSFGHQVEFQCDPGYVLRGSQRIQCWSDGTWRPPVPYCDKVCAPPPKITNGQHSGLRTEQFSYGLEIKYSCAEGLSLIGDESIYCTSDDGVNLAWSGPAPQCKVVRCPKPTVERGRMTPQRFTFPYGAAVRFSCDEGFVLHGDAESRCLADGAWHPALPTCQPDDGSMSPEDSRTATCLPDGKWTPLPECKEDAANVCEEVHYIQAAFECDVPMAEVKTLLEIQKLFLEIKKLKVELENLNVQVL; encoded by the exons ATGCCGGGGTTTCTGCCCTGGCCGGGGCAGCTGCTGGCGGTGGCCGTGCTTGTGCTGCAGCCGGCCGGGAGTCTCG GGGTTCAGTGTCCCGTCCCAAGTATCACACACGGCCAGCTGAAATCCGCACAGAACTTCACCTACGGCAGCACAGCCACCCTCGAGTGCGATGCTGGCTACGTCCCCGTGGGTGCCGCCACCACCGTGCGGTGCCTGGGCAGCGGCAGATGGCACCCACGGGTGCCCGCCTGCACCCTAG GTCGCTGTCCCTATCCTCCTGCCATCGACCACACAGACCGAAGCCCTCAGCACGAGTTCCCAGTTGGGACGACCGTGACCTATGTCTGCAGATCCGGATACGCTTTGCTCCCCGACGTCTCTCCAATAACTACATGCCTTAAAAATTTCACATGGTCCTCAGTCCCAAAGCTTTGTCAGA AGATGCAGTGTCCCAGCCCGACTATCCCCCACGGGAGAGAGACCAGCCCCAGGAAAGCCGAATACAGCTTTGGGCACCAGGTGGAATTTCAGTGCGACCCCGGCTATGTGCTGAGGGGCAGCCAGAGGATCCAGTGCTGGTCTGACGGGACCTGGAGACCCCCCGTGCCGTACTGCGACAAGG TCTGTGCCCCCCCTCCAAAAATCACCAACGGGCAGCACTCTGGCTTGAGAACGGAGCAGTTCTCCTATGGCTTAGAAATCAAGTACAGCTGTGCGGAGGGTCTGTCCCTCATTGGGGACGAGTCCATCTACTGCACCTCCGACGATGGGGTGAACCTGGCGTGGAGCGGCCCTGCCCCGCAGTGCAAGG TGGTTCGGTGCCCCAAGCCCACGGTCGAGAGAGGAAGGATGACTCCGCAGAGGTTCACCTTTCCCTACGGGGCGGCCGTGCGGTTCTCCTGTGACGAAGGCTTCGTGCTGCACGGCGATGCCGAGAGCCGGTGCCTGGCCGACGGCGCCtggcaccctgccctgcccacctGCCAGCCAG ATGATGGAAGCATGTCTCCAGAAGACTCTCGGACAGCCACATGCTTGCCTGATGGCAAGTGGACACCGTTGCCGGAGTGT aaagaagatgctGCTAATGTATGCGAAGAGGTTCATTATATTCAAGCGGCCTTTGAATGCGATGTGCCTATGGCAGAAGTGAAAactctgctggaaatacagaaactgTTTCTGGAGATCAAAAAACTAAAGGTGGAACTGGAAAACTTGAACGTGCAAGTCCTGTAA
- the LOC142605176 gene encoding membrane cofactor protein-like isoform X2, translated as MPGFLPWPGQLLAVAVLVLQPAGSLGVQCPVPSITHGQLKSAQNFTYGSTATLECDAGYVPVGAATTVRCLGSGRWHPRVPACTLGRCPYPPAIDHTDRSPQHEFPVGTTVTYVCRSGYALLPDVSPITTCLKNFTWSSVPKLCQKMQCPSPTIPHGRETSPRKAEYSFGHQVEFQCDPGYVLRGSQRIQCWSDGTWRPPVPYCDKVCAPPPKITNGQHSGLRTEQFSYGLEIKYSCAEGLSLIGDESIYCTSDDGVNLAWSGPAPQCKVVRCPKPTVERGRMTPQRFTFPYGAAVRFSCDEGFVLHGDAESRCLADGAWHPALPTCQPDDGSMSPEDSRTATCLPDGKWTPLPECKKEDAANVCEEVHYIQAAFECDVPMAEVKTLLEIQKLFLEIKKLKVELENLNVQVL; from the exons ATGCCGGGGTTTCTGCCCTGGCCGGGGCAGCTGCTGGCGGTGGCCGTGCTTGTGCTGCAGCCGGCCGGGAGTCTCG GGGTTCAGTGTCCCGTCCCAAGTATCACACACGGCCAGCTGAAATCCGCACAGAACTTCACCTACGGCAGCACAGCCACCCTCGAGTGCGATGCTGGCTACGTCCCCGTGGGTGCCGCCACCACCGTGCGGTGCCTGGGCAGCGGCAGATGGCACCCACGGGTGCCCGCCTGCACCCTAG GTCGCTGTCCCTATCCTCCTGCCATCGACCACACAGACCGAAGCCCTCAGCACGAGTTCCCAGTTGGGACGACCGTGACCTATGTCTGCAGATCCGGATACGCTTTGCTCCCCGACGTCTCTCCAATAACTACATGCCTTAAAAATTTCACATGGTCCTCAGTCCCAAAGCTTTGTCAGA AGATGCAGTGTCCCAGCCCGACTATCCCCCACGGGAGAGAGACCAGCCCCAGGAAAGCCGAATACAGCTTTGGGCACCAGGTGGAATTTCAGTGCGACCCCGGCTATGTGCTGAGGGGCAGCCAGAGGATCCAGTGCTGGTCTGACGGGACCTGGAGACCCCCCGTGCCGTACTGCGACAAGG TCTGTGCCCCCCCTCCAAAAATCACCAACGGGCAGCACTCTGGCTTGAGAACGGAGCAGTTCTCCTATGGCTTAGAAATCAAGTACAGCTGTGCGGAGGGTCTGTCCCTCATTGGGGACGAGTCCATCTACTGCACCTCCGACGATGGGGTGAACCTGGCGTGGAGCGGCCCTGCCCCGCAGTGCAAGG TGGTTCGGTGCCCCAAGCCCACGGTCGAGAGAGGAAGGATGACTCCGCAGAGGTTCACCTTTCCCTACGGGGCGGCCGTGCGGTTCTCCTGTGACGAAGGCTTCGTGCTGCACGGCGATGCCGAGAGCCGGTGCCTGGCCGACGGCGCCtggcaccctgccctgcccacctGCCAGCCAG ATGATGGAAGCATGTCTCCAGAAGACTCTCGGACAGCCACATGCTTGCCTGATGGCAAGTGGACACCGTTGCCGGAGTGT aagaaagaagatgctGCTAATGTATGCGAAGAGGTTCATTATATTCAAGCGGCCTTTGAATGCGATGTGCCTATGGCAGAAGTGAAAactctgctggaaatacagaaactgTTTCTGGAGATCAAAAAACTAAAGGTGGAACTGGAAAACTTGAACGTGCAAGTCCTGTAA
- the LOC104643793 gene encoding complement component receptor 1-like protein yields the protein MPASEPGRQRGRAAVLGLFLTAALVAAVQSACEIPPHLSSAELKERYRGITTFPHSSVVEYTCRPGYMRNVHARNAMVCGSNNNWQGSREICIPKLCIYPGEPANGRLILTGKFSFGSAVTFTCNTGYRLVGNSQIQCVIKNGAVTWDRDIPICEPIPCSPPPEIANGEHSGADKELFEYGASVTYRCNTVKRGETPFSLVGDASIFCTTTDNVNGVWNKPAPECKVVNCEHPSVDNGKLLSRYRSEYTYGDTVMFDCNFRYTMNGSDASTCKENGSWDPPLPLCQLSSCDNPPDVPNAMTVKLAGNLFPVDSVVTYECNKGHQFSFGENTWHIKCLPDFTWSETPQACEKIRCPKPDVRNGKPLHESLAWEEKDSYVYGHRLEITCNDGYAFKGHSNNLVLRCASNGRWDPEVPECTPELRCPKPDTTHGREVYKSKNDYTVGTQLRLACDSGYVLRGHDVTECQADVSWAPPLPFCDKVCDHPPQITNGQHSGSGRGQFPYGAEVTYSCAEGLSLIGDESIYCTSDDGVNLAWSGPAPQCKVVRCPKPTVERGRMTPQRFTFPYGAAVRFSCDEGFVLHGDAESRCLADGAWHPALPTCQPVLCPVPSGQEDLRIDLSRSPYEVNETLYFHCRGDITQSKTTCSANGTWTPPLTCKKNTACEKILRTREAFQCGVPLTELKTLLEVQKLYLEIQKLEKELKPRAYD from the exons GAGGCAGAGGGGTCGCGCCGCTGTCCTTGGGCTGTTCCTCACCGCCGCTCTTGTTGCGGCTGTCCAGA GTGCCTGCGAAATTCCACCGCATCTCTCATCTGCAGAACTCAAAGAGCGATACCGTGGCATTACCACATTTCCCCATTCTTCAGTGGTAGAATACACCTGTCGTCCAGGTTACATGAGAAATGTTCATGCCCGAAATGCCATGGTTTGTGGAAGTAACAATAACTGGCAGGGATCAAGGGAGATCTGTATAC CAAAGCTGTGCATCTACCCTGGAGAGCCGGCCAACGGCAGACTCATCCTAACAGGAAAGTTCAGTTTTGGTTCAGCAGTGACCTTCACCTGCAACACTGG GTACAGACTGGTTGGAAATTCTCAAATTCAATGTGTGATTAAGAATGGGGCTGTTACGTGGGACAGAGATATTCCCATCTGTGAGC caatACCATGTTCACCCCCTCCAGAAATAGCTAACGGAGAGCACAGCGGAGCTGACAAAGAGCTCTTTGAATATGGAGCATCAGTCACTTACCGGTGCAACACTGTTAAAAGGGGAGAGACACCTTTCTCGCTGGTGGGAGACGCCTCTATTTTCTGTACAACCACAGATAACGTAAATGGTGTCTGGAACAAGCCAGCCCCGGAGTGCAAAG TGGTTAACTGTGAGCATCCGAGCGTGGACAATGGGAAGCTGCTGAGCAGGTACCGGTCTGAGTACACCTACGGAGACACTGTCATGTTCGACTGCAACTTCCGCTACACCATGAACGGCAGCGATGCATCCACGTGCAAAGAAAACGGCTCTTGGGACCCTCCGCTGCCGCTGTGTCAGCTCA GTAGCTGTGACAACCCTCCAGATGTGCCTAATGCTATGACAGTAAAACTTGCTGGCAATTTGTTTCCTGTGGATAGCGTCGTTACCTATGAGTGCAACAAGGGCCACCAGTTCAGCTTCGGAGAAAACACGTGGCACATTAAGTGTCTGCCAGATTTTACGTGGTCTGAAACTCCACAGGCTTGCGAAA AAATTCGTTGCCCAAAGCCAGACGTCAGGAATGGAAAGCCCTTACATGAAAGCCttgcatgggaagaaaaagacagttaCGTGTATGGACACAGACTTGAAATTACATGTAATGATGGCTATGCTTTCAAAGGTCATAGCAATAACCTCGTGCTTCGGTGTGCAAGTAATGGTAGATGGGATCCAGAAGTACCGGAGTGCACTCCAG AACTTCGTTGCCCAAAGCCAGATACCACTCATGGAAGAGAggtttataaaagcaaaaatgactaCACAGTTGGGACCCAACTGAGGCTGGCGTGTGATTCAGGCTATGTCCTCAGGGGCCACGACGTGACTGAGTGTCAGGCTGATGTGAGCTGGGCTCCCCCGTTACCGTTTTGTGATAAAG TCTGTGACCACCCTCCACAAATCACCAATGGGCAGCACTCTGGCTCGGGACGGGGGCAGTTCCCCTACGGCGCAGAGGTGACGTACAGCTGTGCGGAGGGTCTGTCCCTCATTGGGGACGAGTCCATCTACTGCACCTCCGACGATGGGGTGAACCTGGCGTGGAGCGGCCCTGCCCCGCAGTGCAAGG TGGTTCGGTGCCCCAAGCCCACGGTCGAGAGAGGAAGGATGACTCCGCAGAGGTTCACCTTTCCCTACGGGGCGGCCGTGCGGTTCTCCTGTGACGAAGGCTTCGTGCTGCACGGCGATGCCGAGAGCCGGTGCCTGGCCGACGGCGCCtggcaccctgccctgcccacctGCCAGCCAG ttctaTGTCCCGTACCCTCAGGACAGGAGGACCTAAGGATTGACTTGTCTAGATCACCGTACGAGGTGAATGAAACTCTGTACTTCCACTGTAGAGGTGATATCACTCAATCCAAAACTACCTGCTCAGCTAATGGCACTTGGACACCTCCACTCACATGT aaaaagaataccGCATGTGAGAAGATTCTTCGAACCAGGGAGGCTTTCCAGTGTGGAGTTCCTCTGACAGAATTGAAAACTCTGCTGGAAGTCCAGAAACTGTACCTGGAGATCCAGAAACTTGAAAAGGAGCTAAAACCCAGAGCATATGACTGA